CAGCTTCATAGCAAATCAAACGCCCATTCAAAGAACTCACAGAACGCCACGGCTTGTGTTTGATGAAATGGAGCATGACGATGTTTTTAGGGTAGTGTTCTTTGAAAGAATCAGAATAGCAATTATAATAAATAGGCAATTCTAAAACGCGCTCTAAAAACACCATATTGATTAAACACTGCTCAGGGTAGAAAAGATCTTTCCCCCTAGTTTTCAAAAACTCTAAAGCGATCTTTTCAAACCCATTTTCGCGCCACAAATCTAAATTCGCTACCAAAAAGCCCATGTTAAAGCCCTGATGGATGCGTTTTAATTCGTTTTGGCTAAAGCGTGAAAAATCAATCTTAAAATTCTTACAAGTGTGCTCAATAAAATGACAAAAAGCTTCAAAAGAAAGGTGGGAAAAAGTGTCTCTCACCATGCCAAGCAATTTAGTGGGGTCGTTATCCAGTGCAAAATAAGCGCTTGCAACATCGCCTAAAAACACCGTATCCACATCTATGGAAATGATTTTAGAATAATTAGGGAAGAGCGAAGCGAGCAAAAGCCGGCACAAAACAAGAAGCCCACCATAACGCTTGGAGCAAGACTCATTGAGATAGCTTTCTATGGAATGATCTAGCGAATTGATATGGATAAACTCTAATGAAGCGAATTTTTTAAAAGGCTCAAGGGTTTTTAAAAGCTTGTTTTGCTGCTCTAAAGTAACCCCTTTAATCAAACAATGGATTTTATACACGATGTTAGTGCCTAAAAGTTTGTTGTTTTGATTTAAGGGGCTAAAATCTACCATGCTTGTGTGTCTGCTCGCATGGGAGAGTAAAGAATAGAGGCTCACTCCTGCCCCTAGCGCGTAATTCTTATCAAAACTCATAAAAATAGGGATAATTTGACTTTGCGGAGTTTGCGTATCCATTAGATTATCCTTTAATAGCGCTTTTTGAGTGGTTTAAAATCGCATGCCTAACTTCTTTAGCGCTACCCATATAAAGGTTATTGAATTGGGTTTTATTGAAAGTGTTTTGGCGCTTGGCTAATTTGATGGTGTTAGAGATGATCGTTTCTTCTAGCTCCTTTAAAGTGAGTTGTTTTTCTAAAAAAAGAACGCTCTCTTTAACGCCTATGGCTTTAAAAGGCTGCGAATTTTTAGGGTATTTGGCATAAAGGGCTTTGATTTCTTCTATAAGCCCTGAATGGAGCATGTTCTTGGTGCGCTGTTTGATGTTGTTTGCAAGCGCGTTTTTTTCAATAGACAGAGCGAATAACGAGATGGCATGCTCAAAGGGTTTTTTAGGGTTAGCCTTAAAATACTCGCTTGGGGGCGTGTGGGTGGCATAAAAGATTTCTAAAGCCTTGCGGATGCGGTAGGTGTCGTTTGGATGGATTTTAAAAGCCATGTTAGGGTCAATGGATTTTAAAAACATGTAAGGGTTAGCTAGGGCACTGATTTCTCGCTCTATTTTTACAACCTCTTCATTGCTCAGTTTTGGCGTATCGCTCAAGCCTTCTAAAATGGATTTGAGGTAAAAACTGCTCCCTCCTACAATGAGTAAAATTTCTTTAGAAGACATTCTCATGGCGTCCTCTAAAAGGGTTTTAAAGAGCTGGGCGTTATTTTTTTCATCAATGTTAAGGTGATCTAGGGCGTAATGCTTGATATTTTTTCGTTCTTTCAGGCTCGGTTTAGCCGAAGCGATGTTAATGTCTTTATAAATACTCAAAGAATCCAAAGAAAAGATTTCAGCGTCCAATTCTTGGGCTAATTCAATGGAAAGAGCGCTTTTCCCGCTCCCGCTAGGCCCTAGAAGCGCGATGAGTTTCTTAGGCGTTTTGATAAGGAATCTCCCTTTTATAAGCGTTCAAAAACCCTTCTAAGTCAAATTTTTTACGGCATTCTTCGGTGAAAAGATGGATCATCAAATCCCCCAAATCCAAAATGATCCACTCTTCATTAGACTCATCTATCTGGTAAAAGACTTCGCCTAAAGGCTTAAGGGTGTTTTTAAGCGCGTCTAGTAAAGAAAGGGCATGCTTATTCGCTAGCGTGGTAGCGATAATGACATCTTCTACTAAATAGGGGGTTTTAGACAAATCAATATGCGTGATATCAAAAGCCTTTTTTTCATCTAATAAAGCCGTAATCATTTCTATGCGTTGGTTCATGAGTTTCCTAAAAAATGGGTTAAAATAGCCTTATTATAACTTAAATCAAGGAAAGATTAATGACCCCTGAACTAAACCTCAAATCCTTAGGTGCTAAAACGCCCTATATTTTTGAATACAACAGCCAGCTATTAGAAGCTTTCCCTAACCCAAACCCCAATTTAGACCCCCTAATCACGCTAGAATGCAAGGAATTTACAAGCCTTTGCCCCATCACTTCCCAGCCAGATTTTGGCGTGATTTTTATCCGCTACATCCCTAAAGATAAAATGGTAGAAAGCAAGTCTCTAAAACTCTATTTATTCAGTTACAGAAACCATGGGAGTTTCCATGAGAGCTGCATCAATACGATCTTATTAGATTTAGTCCAATTGCTAGAGCCAAAGTATTTGGAAGTGTATGGGGATTTTGCCTCTAGGGGTGGGATTGCGATCAAACCCTTTGTGAATTATGCGATCAAAGAATACCAGGAATTTAAAGAAAAACGCCTTTTGAATGCGAAATAACGCACAAAGATAGGGTTTTAAGATTAAAGCCCTTCCAAATTAAATGGACAGGTTAGAGGGAGAATGAAAAGAGCAAGAAAAGATTAAAAAAAGAGAGCCACCCCACATGGGGGGGTTAGTTTTCTAAATTTTCAGCATCCTCTTTATCTAGGTTATCAATATACTCATCAACCTCCTCCGCATTAGCCAAACCGATATAATCATAAACGTCTTTTAACAAATTCTCGGTAAGTCCCGCACATGAGAGATTATACTTATTGATACCGCCATCGCATAAGAGTTGAGCGATAAACAACGCCTCGTTTTTGTTTTTAGGTAAAGTCGTAGCCCAAAAACCATTAGGCGAAAAATCATTAAACTCCGCATCAAATTCCTCACGACCCTCCGCATACGATTTAATCACGCCACAGAATAAAGTAGTCGCAACTCTGTCCATATAATCAAAAGTGTCGTAAAAACAATTTTCCACATTACGATTTTCTAGCATTTTAGCCCACTCAAGGTCGCTATGCTTATTCAAGCCCTCCGCACACGATAAAGCGGTAAGAATGATAGCAGACGCTTGATGTCCTTTTCATTGATAAAACATAGGGGTTAATAACGCACCAATCCTACTTTTTCTATCAGTAAGGAAATAGTCTTTAGCTACCACCGAGAAACTAGTCTCGCTTTTTTCCTCAAAACCGAAAGAGAGTTTAAACCTGTCCTCTTTTTCTTTAGGCTCTTTAGCAGTTGAAGTCCTTTCTTTAACACTTGGTCCGCTAGTTACCACTTTAACGCCATCTAAAATGTCCGCTTTATCGTTTTTAGCGTGAAGTCTCATATGCTCGGTCAATGGAACTTTATTGAACCACTTTAAGAACTTGTCGCTATTGAAAGCGTAAGTGGCTTCGTTGCCTTTTTCGCTCCTTAAGGTTACACGATTGAACCCAATGCTAATGACTTTAGCCTCCACCACTTTGTTATTGATCGTGGCTTTAACTAACGCGCCTACTTTTAATTTATTTTCATTTTGAAAACCCATAAAATACTCCTTGGTAAAATTTATTTTAAAATCCGCTATAATCGGTCGTTCAATGTTTTTTAATGTTTTTATCTTTTTGGCATGGCTTGTTCCTCCTTGTTGGGGTGTGAAGCGCTTTTCAAACGCCCCCCTTATTTTTGAGTGATCGCTTCATTTGATCTCTTTCAAAAGAGCGTTTTTAAAAGCTTTAATGGCGTTTTCGCCCACTAATTCAACGATACGATAACGCGCGATCAAAAAGTCTAATAATTTTTCGCTCCTTTCTTGAATTTCTATAAGCCCAAAAGAAGCGTTTTTAGCCACTTCTTTTTCACTATAAGAGCCTTTCAGGTATGCCTTTCTTTTTTCCTCAAAAGGCTTGTTGCTTAAAGAGCTGTTAGCGTTTTTAGGGATTAAGAGCAAGTTCCCTAAAGCATGCACGATATGGGGGTTTTTAGCCCAACTTTTTTCTTTAGCGCTATAGCCTTGATCGGGATTTTGGGGCAGGATATGCTCAATGCTTTCTATACTGCCATCAAATTTCAAAGTCGTTTCAGGGTTGTGGTATAGCTCGTATTCATAAAGCAAGTAATTCAGTGCCTTGCTCCACTGATACCACTTCTCAGTATTCTTTTTGGAATGGATACTCTCTTCAAGCAATTCCAAACCACTATGCTCTCTCTTGAAAAAATACTTTTCTAGCGTTGGAAGATTCTCAATGGCGATATTTTCTTCCCCATATCTATACGCTTGGAACGCTATAAAAGCTGATTCAATCCACTCATTTTTAGCCGTATTCTTCTTGCCAGCAACCCCATAGACTAAAAACCCGAAACGCTCTAAATATTCTAACAAGCCCTCTAATTCTTTGGTGGTGTAAGGTTGTTTGTTAGCGTGTTTCCCTTCAAGCTGTATGGTCAAAAGAGAGAGCAATAAGGGCAGAAAAGCGTTATCGCTCAAAGCGTTTAAGCGCCACATCTTGTCTAACAAGCTACGCATTTTAGGCGTGATTTCCATCTCAAGCTTTCTATTGTCATCAAAA
This DNA window, taken from Helicobacter pylori, encodes the following:
- a CDS encoding glycosyltransferase family 8 protein, yielding MDTQTPQSQIIPIFMSFDKNYALGAGVSLYSLLSHASRHTSMVDFSPLNQNNKLLGTNIVYKIHCLIKGVTLEQQNKLLKTLEPFKKFASLEFIHINSLDHSIESYLNESCSKRYGGLLVLCRLLLASLFPNYSKIISIDVDTVFLGDVASAYFALDNDPTKLLGMVRDTFSHLSFEAFCHFIEHTCKNFKIDFSRFSQNELKRIHQGFNMGFLVANLDLWRENGFEKIALEFLKTRGKDLFYPEQCLINMVFLERVLELPIYYNCYSDSFKEHYPKNIVMLHFIKHKPWRSVSSLNGRLICYEAEASFWLANLFCTPFKNDFFKERLEMAKDQQMQSFKTHIRSKTIRDYFYFRIKNILKKVFKLS
- the miaA gene encoding tRNA (adenosine(37)-N6)-dimethylallyltransferase MiaA, yielding MALLGPSGSGKSALSIELAQELDAEIFSLDSLSIYKDINIASAKPSLKERKNIKHYALDHLNIDEKNNAQLFKTLLEDAMRMSSKEILLIVGGSSFYLKSILEGLSDTPKLSNEEVVKIEREISALANPYMFLKSIDPNMAFKIHPNDTYRIRKALEIFYATHTPPSEYFKANPKKPFEHAISLFALSIEKNALANNIKQRTKNMLHSGLIEEIKALYAKYPKNSQPFKAIGVKESVLFLEKQLTLKELEETIISNTIKLAKRQNTFNKTQFNNLYMGSAKEVRHAILNHSKSAIKG
- the rsfS gene encoding ribosome silencing factor; amino-acid sequence: MNQRIEMITALLDEKKAFDITHIDLSKTPYLVEDVIIATTLANKHALSLLDALKNTLKPLGEVFYQIDESNEEWIILDLGDLMIHLFTEECRKKFDLEGFLNAYKREIPYQNA
- the queF gene encoding preQ(1) synthase, yielding MTPELNLKSLGAKTPYIFEYNSQLLEAFPNPNPNLDPLITLECKEFTSLCPITSQPDFGVIFIRYIPKDKMVESKSLKLYLFSYRNHGSFHESCINTILLDLVQLLEPKYLEVYGDFASRGGIAIKPFVNYAIKEYQEFKEKRLLNAK